From Caminibacter mediatlanticus TB-2, the proteins below share one genomic window:
- the purH gene encoding bifunctional phosphoribosylaminoimidazolecarboxamide formyltransferase/IMP cyclohydrolase has protein sequence MRALLSVSDKTGIVEFAKNLESLGFEIISTGGTRKILKENGIKVIDISEVTQFPECFGGRVKTLNPYVHGGILYRSGVDDEEAKKLGIKRIDLVCVNLYPFKETIERTDDFEEIIENIDIGGPTMVRSAAKNFKDVLIVTDVNDYDKVIEAIKNKQDTFEFRRDLMIKAFEHTAAYDSMIANYMNERFNEGFGDKKFIVGKKVFNTRYGENPHQRGALYEFEDFYNNLNVLKGELSFNNLTDINGAVKIAVSLGEGAISIIKHANPCGAAKKEDLITTWQKALECDPISAYGGVVAVNGVVDKELAEEINKIFVEVLIAGKITDEAVKVFEKKKRIKLVDLGQAKLEIPGDMCDFKHIEGGFVFQDADKVEEDEVANAKCVTNICVEDKKDLEMAWKIAALTKSNCVVFVKDSQMVAIGMGMTSRVDATRCAVEKAKQLGLDITGSSLASEAFFPFRDSVDYAAEVGVKAIIQPGGSIRDDEVIEAANEAGIAMYFTGKRHFLH, from the coding sequence ATGAGAGCATTGCTTAGTGTATCTGATAAAACAGGTATTGTTGAATTTGCAAAAAATTTAGAATCTCTTGGATTTGAAATAATTTCAACTGGTGGAACAAGAAAAATTTTAAAAGAAAATGGGATTAAAGTTATTGATATTAGTGAGGTTACACAATTTCCTGAGTGTTTTGGTGGAAGAGTAAAAACTCTTAATCCATATGTTCATGGCGGGATTTTATATAGAAGTGGGGTTGATGATGAAGAAGCAAAAAAACTTGGAATTAAAAGAATTGATTTAGTTTGTGTTAATTTATATCCATTTAAAGAGACAATTGAGAGAACTGATGATTTTGAAGAAATTATTGAAAATATAGATATTGGCGGACCTACTATGGTTAGAAGTGCTGCTAAAAACTTCAAAGATGTATTAATTGTAACTGATGTAAATGATTATGACAAAGTAATTGAAGCTATTAAAAATAAACAAGATACATTTGAATTTAGAAGAGATTTAATGATAAAAGCTTTTGAACATACCGCGGCTTATGATAGTATGATTGCAAATTATATGAATGAGAGATTTAACGAAGGATTTGGAGATAAAAAATTTATTGTAGGTAAAAAAGTATTTAATACAAGATATGGTGAAAATCCACATCAAAGAGGGGCTTTATATGAATTTGAAGATTTTTATAATAATTTAAATGTTTTAAAAGGCGAACTTAGTTTTAATAACTTAACAGATATAAATGGTGCAGTTAAAATTGCTGTAAGTTTAGGAGAGGGGGCAATAAGTATTATAAAACATGCTAATCCTTGTGGGGCTGCTAAAAAAGAGGACCTAATTACTACTTGGCAAAAAGCATTAGAGTGCGACCCTATTAGTGCATATGGAGGGGTTGTTGCTGTAAATGGAGTGGTTGATAAGGAATTAGCGGAAGAAATTAATAAAATTTTTGTTGAAGTTTTAATTGCTGGAAAGATTACAGATGAAGCAGTGAAAGTGTTTGAGAAGAAAAAAAGAATAAAGCTTGTTGATTTAGGTCAAGCAAAACTTGAGATTCCAGGGGATATGTGTGATTTTAAACATATTGAAGGTGGATTTGTGTTTCAAGATGCAGATAAAGTAGAAGAAGATGAGGTAGCAAATGCTAAGTGTGTAACTAATATTTGCGTAGAAGATAAAAAAGATTTAGAAATGGCTTGGAAAATTGCAGCTCTAACAAAATCTAATTGTGTAGTTTTTGTTAAAGATTCTCAAATGGTAGCAATTGGTATGGGAATGACAAGTAGGGTAGATGCTACAAGATGTGCAGTTGAAAAAGCTAAACAACTTGGACTTGATATAACAGGTAGTAGTTTAGCAAGTGAAGCTTTCTTTCCATTTAGAGATAGTGTAGATTATGCAGCTGAGGTTGGAGTAAAAGCAATAATTCAGCCAGGTGGGTCTATAAGAGATGATGAAGTAATTGAAGCTGCAAATGAAGCAGGAATTGCTATGTATTTTACAGGAAAAAGACACTTTTTACATTAA
- a CDS encoding TIGR00730 family Rossman fold protein: MLPWQKPKSKEEEPKVDELLQKIFNSPSYKLAIEDKDFLLSDEARGVRLQLDYLKPEIIMKKFGIKNTIVVFGSARVKENNTALKELEKIKKELEKKPSKELLKKLRIAESMVEKSIYYEEAREFGRLVGKYKGTHNNEVVIMTGGGPGIMEAANRGAYEVGAKSIGLNIQLPHEQFPNPYVTPELCFQFHYFATRKMHFLERAIALVVFPGGFGTLDELFETLTLIQTRKNKKIPVVLIGKEYWQKLINFEMLVSHGMIDKEDLKIFVYKENAKDAFEYIKNWYENKKEMG, encoded by the coding sequence ATGTTACCATGGCAAAAACCAAAATCAAAAGAAGAAGAACCAAAAGTAGATGAACTTCTTCAAAAAATCTTTAACTCACCTTCTTACAAACTTGCTATTGAAGATAAAGATTTTTTACTCTCAGATGAAGCAAGAGGAGTAAGACTTCAGCTTGATTATTTAAAACCAGAAATAATAATGAAAAAATTTGGAATAAAAAATACAATTGTTGTATTTGGGTCTGCAAGAGTAAAAGAAAATAATACTGCACTAAAAGAGCTTGAAAAAATAAAAAAAGAGCTTGAAAAAAAACCATCAAAAGAACTTCTAAAAAAACTACGGATTGCTGAGAGTATGGTAGAAAAAAGTATATATTATGAAGAAGCAAGAGAATTTGGAAGGCTTGTTGGTAAATATAAAGGAACTCACAATAACGAAGTAGTAATAATGACAGGAGGCGGTCCTGGAATTATGGAAGCAGCAAATAGAGGAGCGTATGAAGTAGGAGCTAAGTCTATTGGTCTTAATATTCAACTCCCTCATGAACAATTCCCAAATCCATATGTTACACCTGAGCTTTGTTTTCAATTTCATTATTTTGCTACAAGAAAAATGCATTTTTTGGAAAGAGCAATTGCCCTTGTTGTTTTTCCTGGTGGATTTGGAACTCTTGATGAATTATTTGAAACCCTCACACTAATTCAAACAAGAAAAAATAAAAAAATCCCTGTTGTTTTAATAGGAAAAGAGTATTGGCAAAAACTTATTAATTTTGAAATGTTAGTAAGTCATGGGATGATAGATAAAGAGGATTTAAAAATCTTTGTTTATAAAGAAAATGCAAAAGATGCTTTTGAGTATATAAAAAACTGGTATGAAAATAAAAAGGAGATGGGATGA
- a CDS encoding 6-phosphofructokinase, which yields MKIAILTSGGDSSGMNVAIKRFVEYSYEKNFTPYFIYDGLEGLIDGKIKKANYKDVRGIICRGGTIIRSSRSKRWFDKEYRKKAYENLKKQSIDALIILGGDGSFRALNVFYKEFKIPFIGIPATIDNDIALNEYSIGVDTALNVIRSAIDDIRDTASSFSRAFVIETMGRECGYLALISAISNGAEMCLIPEMSYNLDRLKEKYLKEIKNGRNYFLAIVAEGVKKTEFIKEWFEREIGFESRITILGHIQRGGAPTTIERLRAVEFMSLALDNIENNPNKIVTFCDDKFILRNLEEIINSKYSLPKKALEIAKPLMGLDG from the coding sequence ATGAAAATCGCAATTCTTACAAGCGGTGGTGATTCATCAGGTATGAATGTAGCGATTAAAAGATTTGTTGAATATTCATATGAAAAAAATTTCACGCCTTATTTTATCTATGATGGACTTGAAGGATTGATTGATGGAAAAATAAAAAAGGCTAATTATAAAGATGTTAGAGGAATAATTTGTAGAGGTGGGACAATTATTAGAAGTAGTAGGTCTAAAAGATGGTTTGATAAAGAGTATAGAAAAAAAGCTTATGAAAATTTAAAAAAACAGTCAATCGATGCTTTAATAATTTTAGGTGGAGATGGAAGTTTTAGAGCATTAAATGTTTTTTATAAAGAATTTAAAATTCCTTTTATTGGAATACCAGCTACTATTGATAATGATATAGCTTTAAATGAATACTCGATTGGTGTTGATACCGCTTTAAATGTAATAAGAAGTGCAATTGATGATATTAGAGACACTGCAAGTAGTTTTAGTAGAGCTTTTGTAATTGAAACAATGGGAAGAGAGTGTGGATACTTAGCCCTTATTAGTGCAATAAGCAACGGAGCAGAGATGTGTTTGATTCCTGAGATGTCTTATAATCTTGATAGATTAAAAGAGAAATATCTAAAAGAAATAAAAAATGGAAGAAACTATTTTTTAGCAATTGTTGCTGAGGGAGTTAAAAAAACTGAGTTTATTAAAGAGTGGTTTGAGAGAGAAATAGGGTTTGAAAGCAGAATAACAATTCTTGGCCATATTCAAAGAGGTGGAGCGCCTACAACAATAGAGAGATTAAGAGCAGTAGAGTTTATGAGCCTTGCCCTTGATAATATAGAAAATAATCCAAATAAGATAGTAACATTTTGTGATGATAAGTTTATATTAAGAAATTTGGAAGAGATTATAAATTCTAAATATTCTCTTCCAAAAAAAGCACTTGAAATAGCTAAACCTTTAATGGGATTAGATGGATAA
- a CDS encoding glucose-6-phosphate isomerase — protein MIKFLLENINIKDENLIEKAFKGVIKEKEEKIAGYYDLPFTSKELLRDINFDANEIVVIGIGGSSLGTKAIYSMFKDKFKIKKMHFLENPDPIVLSRKLQNIKRDSLFFLVSKSGKTIETISIFKKVVEYFGFDFKRDKNLIVITDKNSPLEKFAKYYDLKFFNVPSNVGGRFSVLSAVGIVPLSVAGVDVSEILSGAREMIDGFFARKEDHILKKAVFLYENREKYNVNVLFSYGDFFEDFNKWFVQLWGESLGKKRDEERVGLTPVSLIGSIDQHSFLQLIMEGKKDKTVTFLKVDNFGVNLKIPDILLPYLEDTDFVNGTYLAELINKECDATYEALKQQKVPVDMIEMKELTYENVGKLIIYFELLTSLVGVLLGINTYNQPGVEVGKKILRSKY, from the coding sequence ATGATTAAATTTTTGTTAGAAAATATTAATATAAAAGATGAAAATTTAATTGAAAAAGCATTTAAAGGAGTAATTAAAGAAAAAGAAGAAAAAATTGCTGGTTATTATGATTTGCCATTTACTTCAAAAGAGTTACTAAGAGATATAAATTTTGATGCAAATGAAATTGTTGTAATTGGAATAGGGGGAAGTTCACTTGGGACAAAAGCAATTTATTCTATGTTTAAAGATAAGTTTAAAATAAAAAAGATGCATTTTTTAGAAAATCCTGACCCAATTGTATTATCAAGAAAATTACAAAATATTAAAAGAGATAGTCTTTTTTTTCTTGTTTCAAAATCAGGTAAAACTATTGAGACTATTTCAATATTTAAAAAAGTAGTAGAATATTTTGGATTTGATTTTAAAAGAGATAAAAATTTAATAGTTATAACAGATAAAAATTCTCCACTTGAAAAATTTGCAAAATATTATGATTTAAAATTTTTTAATGTTCCAAGTAATGTAGGAGGTAGATTTTCTGTTTTAAGTGCTGTTGGAATTGTGCCACTTAGTGTTGCAGGAGTTGATGTGAGTGAGATATTAAGTGGTGCAAGAGAGATGATTGATGGTTTTTTTGCAAGAAAAGAAGACCATATCTTAAAAAAAGCAGTATTTTTATATGAAAATAGAGAAAAATATAATGTAAATGTTTTATTTAGTTATGGAGATTTTTTTGAAGATTTTAATAAATGGTTTGTACAACTTTGGGGTGAGAGTTTAGGAAAAAAAAGAGATGAAGAAAGAGTTGGTTTAACTCCTGTTTCTTTAATTGGTTCAATTGACCAACACTCATTTTTACAACTTATTATGGAAGGAAAAAAAGATAAAACTGTTACATTTTTAAAAGTGGATAATTTTGGAGTGAATCTTAAAATTCCAGATATTTTACTTCCTTATCTTGAAGATACAGATTTTGTAAATGGGACATATTTAGCTGAACTTATAAATAAAGAGTGTGATGCAACATATGAAGCATTAAAACAGCAAAAAGTGCCGGTTGATATGATAGAAATGAAAGAGCTAACATATGAGAATGTAGGTAAATTAATAATATATTTTGAACTTTTAACATCTCTTGTTGGTGTATTACTTGGTATTAATACATATAATCAGCCAGGAGTTGAGGTAGGTAAGAAGATACTTAGAAGTAAATATTGA
- a CDS encoding MgtC/SapB family protein: MINSDLIHFLITSLFSFLIGLEIKSYTLSVKKEYPLIGSTRTYLFLGMIGFVSYKISIYFYIMFFFTFSILFALFYIQKLKEHKSSILLFLIASLVYTLGPISIIYPIWMIGIIFVIIVFALNYKKLLKNFAENINQEEFETLAKFVLLSLVILPLLPKKNIPFLDISYFKIWLVVVVVSSISYLSYIASKYIFKNKGYLLTGILGGLYSSTATTVVLAKKIDTQNIKIINSAIIIATAMMYIRLLIITFIFNQKVGMKLLLPFLILAFISIIISLFQYKKENNYPNITDNNPLELGTAFLFAFLFILMIAITKIVILHFGNLGLKVLSFIVGFTDIDPFILSLLTGKYHINETYIVSAIIIASGSNNILKGIYALIFSKNKAKFSSIVLFLLGIISIIYAIRS, from the coding sequence ATGATTAATAGCGATTTAATTCATTTTTTAATAACTTCTCTTTTTTCTTTTTTAATTGGTTTAGAAATAAAAAGCTATACATTAAGTGTTAAAAAAGAATATCCATTAATTGGTTCTACTCGGACTTATCTATTTTTAGGGATGATTGGATTTGTCTCTTACAAAATATCAATATACTTTTATATAATGTTCTTCTTTACTTTTTCTATTCTATTTGCTCTTTTTTATATACAAAAACTTAAAGAGCATAAAAGTTCAATTTTATTATTCTTAATTGCATCTTTGGTATATACTTTAGGACCTATTAGCATAATTTATCCTATCTGGATGATAGGAATAATATTTGTAATAATAGTTTTTGCTCTAAATTATAAAAAACTTTTAAAAAATTTTGCTGAAAATATAAATCAAGAAGAATTTGAAACTCTTGCTAAATTTGTTCTTTTAAGTTTAGTAATTTTACCTCTTCTTCCTAAAAAAAACATCCCTTTTTTAGATATTAGTTATTTTAAAATCTGGCTTGTAGTTGTAGTTGTTTCATCAATTTCATATTTAAGCTATATTGCTTCAAAATATATTTTTAAAAACAAAGGTTACTTACTTACAGGAATTTTAGGAGGTCTTTATTCATCTACTGCAACAACAGTTGTTTTAGCAAAAAAAATAGATACTCAAAATATAAAAATTATTAATTCTGCAATTATTATTGCAACTGCTATGATGTATATTAGACTTTTGATTATTACTTTTATTTTTAATCAAAAAGTTGGAATGAAACTACTACTTCCTTTTTTAATATTAGCTTTTATTTCTATAATAATTTCCCTATTCCAATATAAAAAAGAAAACAATTATCCTAACATAACTGATAATAACCCACTTGAACTTGGAACAGCTTTTTTATTTGCTTTTCTTTTTATTTTAATGATAGCTATTACTAAAATTGTAATTCTTCATTTTGGAAATTTAGGTCTTAAAGTATTATCTTTTATCGTTGGTTTTACTGATATTGACCCATTTATTTTATCTCTTCTTACTGGAAAATATCATATAAATGAAACTTATATAGTAAGTGCAATTATAATAGCAAGTGGAAGTAATAATATTTTAAAAGGCATTTATGCTCTAATTTTTTCAAAAAATAAAGCAAAATTTTCAAGTATAGTTTTATTTTTACTTGGTATTATTAGTATAATTTATGCAATAAGGAGTTAA
- a CDS encoding zinc-dependent peptidase, protein MYPHTIIKEEKGYLKEKILISGEAVKDIVILSWNEIKRDLKTLKRNIIIHEFAHILDFEDGIADGIPPMDEKMRNEWKKTILEKYKELNHSHHIFIDSYALTNEAEFFAVISEYFFMQPKKLKLHYPIIYDELKKFYKIDTIKLI, encoded by the coding sequence ATATATCCACATACAATTATTAAAGAAGAAAAAGGATATTTAAAAGAAAAGATATTAATAAGTGGAGAAGCTGTTAAAGATATAGTTATACTCTCTTGGAATGAAATTAAAAGAGATTTAAAAACTCTAAAAAGAAACATAATAATTCACGAGTTTGCTCATATTTTAGATTTTGAAGATGGAATTGCAGATGGCATTCCGCCTATGGATGAGAAAATGAGAAATGAATGGAAAAAAACTATTTTAGAAAAATATAAAGAATTAAATCATTCTCATCACATTTTTATTGACTCTTATGCCCTAACAAATGAAGCAGAATTTTTTGCAGTAATTAGCGAATATTTTTTTATGCAGCCAAAAAAATTAAAACTGCATTATCCTATAATTTACGATGAATTAAAAAAGTTTTATAAAATTGACACTATTAAATTAATTTAA
- a CDS encoding formyltransferase family protein: MRKVVVFFGKGGSNFLNLLKNQTNYKIILGITNRSDSDALKNKKLPPILISNNHNEILNKLKQIKPDLIVLAGYLKIIPKEIIEEFKGKIINLHPSILPNFKGLNADKISFEAKKSCGITIHYADVELDSGDIILQYHINPNRFSSFEEYHKELKKAEHKFLPAVIEMLCD, translated from the coding sequence TTGAGAAAAGTTGTTGTTTTTTTTGGAAAAGGTGGAAGTAATTTTTTAAATCTTTTAAAAAATCAAACTAATTATAAAATTATTTTAGGTATAACAAATAGAAGTGATTCAGATGCTCTAAAAAATAAAAAACTACCTCCAATATTAATAAGTAATAATCATAATGAAATTTTAAATAAATTAAAACAAATAAAACCAGATTTAATAGTGTTAGCTGGTTATTTGAAAATAATACCAAAAGAAATTATAGAGGAATTTAAAGGTAAAATTATTAATCTTCATCCAAGTATCTTGCCAAATTTTAAAGGTTTAAATGCTGATAAAATATCTTTTGAAGCTAAAAAATCTTGTGGAATTACAATTCATTATGCAGATGTTGAGCTTGATAGTGGAGATATTATTTTGCAATACCATATTAACCCAAATAGGTTTAGTTCTTTTGAAGAATATCATAAAGAGTTAAAAAAAGCAGAGCATAAATTTTTACCTGCTGTTATTGAGATGTTGTGTGATTAA
- a CDS encoding plasma-membrane proton-efflux P-type ATPase, whose protein sequence is MPFKIENINNLSIEDTLKLLNTSKDGLSSEEAKKRLKEYGYNEIPEYKEPLWHRIFRRFWGPIPWMIEIAALLSALVGRWEDFIIIMIMLFVNAFLDFYQEHKALNALEVLKKKLARKSIVLRDGEFKEIEAKELVPGDIIKIKIGDIIPADVKLIEGDFISVDQSALTGESLPVTKKKGDIAYSNSIVKQGEMIAVVVATGLNTYFGKTVKLVAKAEQNQRSHFQQMVIRVGDFLIIITIVMVAIIIFYGIKRDENLPELLEFSLVLTVAAIPVALPTVLTVVMAIGALNLAKKQAIVSRLAAIEEMAGVDILCSDKTGTLTQNKMTVGEPFVIKNHSLDELFKYAVFASKKENKDPIEKPIFEYVEKNNIKIPSFKLIKFIPFDPVRKRTEAVIQIDNKQIIATKGAPQVIIELSNLTDEEKKLVYKKVEEFAENGFRTLGVAYKFDVNEKFEFVGLIPLYDPPREDSKEAIKEAKEKGVEVKMVTGDNVAVARYIAKILGIGDKIYSIRELKNETHDEYIILAEVISKALLKQFNLSEEEIKQKVNAIVNEVKKEVGEKLIKGSVKRHESEIIKIIEEANGFAEVFPEDKYFIVDELQKADHIVGMTGDGVNDAPALRKADTGIAVSGATDAARAAADIILLAPGLRVIIDAIKEARITFERMKSYTIYRIAETIRVILFMTLAIVIFNFYPITALMIILLALLNDIPILAIAYDNTKIEEKPVRWDMHEMLVLSSWLGVAGVLSSFTIFYIIMVYIHAHPDNPFFPALPNWVDVKNYSSFLAFVQSAFFTKLVMAGHWTIFNTRTADWFFKKPYPSKILLFASISTAFIGLIIGVYGFRLITPIGWKWGLFLLGYTIVWFIFNDFVKRLVVNYYRKVKGVNVI, encoded by the coding sequence ATGCCTTTTAAAATAGAGAATATTAATAATTTATCCATAGAAGACACATTAAAACTTCTTAATACTTCAAAGGATGGTTTAAGCAGTGAAGAAGCTAAAAAAAGATTAAAAGAGTATGGATATAACGAAATTCCAGAATATAAAGAGCCTTTATGGCATAGAATTTTTAGAAGATTTTGGGGGCCAATTCCTTGGATGATAGAAATTGCAGCTCTTTTAAGTGCTTTGGTTGGAAGATGGGAAGATTTTATAATTATTATGATAATGCTTTTTGTTAATGCATTTTTAGATTTTTATCAAGAACATAAAGCCCTAAATGCTCTTGAAGTATTAAAGAAAAAATTAGCAAGAAAATCAATTGTTTTAAGAGATGGAGAGTTTAAAGAAATTGAAGCAAAAGAATTAGTCCCAGGAGATATTATAAAAATAAAAATTGGTGACATTATTCCTGCTGATGTTAAACTTATTGAAGGAGATTTTATATCAGTTGACCAATCTGCCCTAACAGGAGAGAGCTTACCTGTAACTAAAAAGAAAGGAGATATAGCTTATTCAAATTCGATTGTAAAACAAGGTGAAATGATAGCAGTAGTAGTAGCTACTGGACTTAATACATATTTTGGTAAAACTGTAAAACTTGTAGCAAAAGCTGAGCAAAATCAAAGAAGTCACTTCCAACAAATGGTAATAAGAGTTGGAGACTTTTTAATTATTATTACAATTGTAATGGTTGCCATAATTATTTTTTATGGAATAAAAAGAGATGAAAATTTACCAGAACTTCTTGAATTTTCACTTGTTTTAACAGTTGCGGCAATTCCTGTGGCACTTCCAACAGTTTTAACAGTTGTTATGGCAATTGGTGCGCTTAATTTAGCTAAAAAACAAGCTATTGTTTCAAGACTTGCAGCTATTGAAGAGATGGCAGGGGTGGATATATTATGTTCCGATAAAACAGGTACTCTAACTCAAAATAAAATGACAGTTGGTGAGCCTTTTGTAATAAAAAATCACTCTCTTGATGAGCTTTTTAAATACGCAGTATTTGCAAGTAAAAAAGAAAATAAAGACCCAATTGAAAAACCAATTTTTGAGTATGTAGAAAAAAATAATATTAAAATCCCTTCTTTTAAATTAATCAAATTTATACCTTTTGACCCTGTTAGAAAAAGAACAGAAGCAGTTATACAAATAGATAATAAACAAATAATTGCAACAAAAGGTGCTCCTCAAGTTATTATTGAACTTAGTAATTTAACAGATGAAGAAAAAAAATTAGTATATAAAAAAGTTGAAGAGTTTGCTGAAAATGGGTTTAGAACTCTTGGAGTAGCATATAAATTTGATGTAAATGAAAAATTTGAATTTGTAGGTCTTATTCCTCTATATGACCCTCCAAGAGAGGATAGTAAAGAAGCAATAAAAGAAGCAAAAGAAAAAGGCGTTGAAGTTAAAATGGTTACAGGAGATAATGTTGCTGTTGCAAGATATATAGCTAAAATACTTGGGATTGGAGATAAAATTTATTCAATTAGAGAGCTTAAAAATGAAACTCATGATGAATATATTATATTAGCTGAGGTAATTTCAAAAGCACTTCTTAAACAATTTAATTTAAGTGAAGAAGAGATAAAACAAAAAGTAAATGCAATAGTTAATGAAGTAAAAAAAGAAGTAGGAGAAAAATTAATTAAAGGTAGTGTTAAAAGACATGAGAGTGAAATAATAAAAATAATTGAAGAGGCAAATGGATTTGCAGAAGTTTTTCCTGAGGATAAATATTTTATTGTTGATGAATTACAAAAAGCAGACCATATTGTAGGTATGACAGGAGATGGAGTAAATGATGCTCCTGCTCTAAGAAAAGCAGATACTGGAATTGCTGTAAGTGGAGCTACTGATGCAGCAAGAGCTGCTGCTGATATTATATTACTTGCTCCAGGACTTAGAGTTATTATTGATGCTATAAAAGAAGCAAGAATTACATTTGAGAGAATGAAAAGCTATACTATTTATAGAATTGCTGAAACTATTAGAGTTATTTTATTTATGACACTTGCAATTGTAATATTTAACTTTTATCCAATTACAGCTTTAATGATTATTTTACTTGCACTTTTAAACGACATTCCAATTTTAGCAATTGCATATGATAATACAAAAATAGAAGAAAAACCTGTAAGATGGGATATGCATGAGATGCTTGTTTTATCAAGCTGGCTTGGAGTTGCAGGAGTTTTAAGTAGTTTTACTATTTTTTATATTATAATGGTATATATTCACGCACATCCAGACAATCCATTTTTCCCTGCCCTACCAAATTGGGTTGATGTAAAAAATTATTCATCATTTTTAGCATTTGTCCAAAGTGCATTTTTTACAAAACTTGTAATGGCAGGACATTGGACAATATTTAATACTCGTACAGCTGATTGGTTTTTCAAAAAACCATACCCAAGCAAAATTTTACTTTTTGCTTCTATCTCAACTGCATTTATTGGATTAATTATAGGAGTTTATGGTTTTAGACTTATAACTCCAATTGGATGGAAATGGGGATTATTTTTACTTGGATATACAATTGTATGGTTTATTTTTAATGATTTTGTAAAAAGATTAGTAGTTAATTATTATAGAAAAGTAAAAGGAGTTAATGTTATATGA